A genomic region of Nymphaea colorata isolate Beijing-Zhang1983 chromosome 2, ASM883128v2, whole genome shotgun sequence contains the following coding sequences:
- the LOC116248035 gene encoding F-box only protein 6 isoform X1, translating into MESLAMLRQLTSHIHLHVLWEIYDADSAARSSSSSARLNPERWCFISLDSGSNSEGHYKMIKGVKSEVMKPGEAKGPPSKKARRDKNHEIVMDENIWKEFPEDLFEVVIARLPVATFFRFRSVCRKWNSLLSSHSFSQQCAQVQQPCPWFYTITHENTNSGAMYNPLLKKWHHPLMPAFPAKGIVLPVTSAGGLVCFLDIGHRNFFVCNPLTQSFKALPSRSVRDWSRLAVGMTLTAESTESGYKIMWLEANGDYEVYDSVSNSWTRPGSLPSCVKLPLDLNFRSQTVSVGRVLYFMRSSPDGLVTYNMESHVWRQFSIPLPPHSNDHTLAECSSRIMLVGLLTKNAATCVCIWELQKMTLLWKEVDRMPNMMCLEFYGKQVRMTSLGNKDLLLLSLRSKQMNRLVLYDISNKKWTKVPGCMLPRGRKRQWIACGTSFVPCRTAAA; encoded by the exons ATGGAGAGCCTGGCCATGCTCAGGCAACTAACCTCCCATATCCACCTTCATGTCCTCTGGGAGATCTACGACGCTGATTCTGCAGcgcgttcttcttcttcctctgctcgCCTCAATCCCGAAAG ATGGTGCTTTATTAGCTTAGATAGTGGTTCAAACAGTGAAGGTCActataaaatgataaaaggaGTGAAGTCGGAGGTAATGAAGCCCGGTGAAGCAAAGGGCCCACCGTCCAAGAAAGCACGAAGAGACAAGAACCATGAGATTGTTATGGACGAGAACATCTGGAAAGAATTTCCAGAGGATTTGTTTGAAGTTGTTATTGCAAGGTTGCCTGTTGCCACCTTTTTCCGGTTCCGTTCTGTCTGCCGCAAGTGGAACTCCTTACTCTCATCGCATAGTTTCTCACAGCAGTGTGCTCAAGTCCAGCAACCTTGTCCTTGGTTTTACACCATAACCCACGAGAACACTAACAGTGGAGCTATGTACAACCCTTTGCTAAAGAAATGGCATCACCCTCTCATGCCTGCCTTCCCCGCAAAAGGAATTGTTCTTCCAGTGACCTCAGCTGGTGGCCTGGTTTGCTTTCTTGATATTGGTCACAGAAACTTCTTTGTCTGCAATCCACTAACACAGTCTTTCAAGGCTTTGCCTTCAAGGTCTGTTCGTGATTGGTCGCGTCTTGCAGTTGGCATGACTCTGACTGCAGAATCTACTGAAAGTGGATACAAGATCATGTGGCTAGAAGCAAACGGAGATTATGAAGTCTATGACTCTGTTAGTAACAGTTGGACACGTCCAGGAAGTTTGCCTTCTTGTGTCAAGCTTCCTCTTGATTTGAACTTCCGCTCTCAGACTGTTTCTGTTGGCAGAGTTCTCTATTTCATGCGTTCCAGTCCAGATGGCCTTGTCACCTACAACATGGAGAGCCATGTGTGGCGGCAATTTAGCATTCCACTTCCACCGCACTCAAATGACCATACGCTGGCAGAATGCAGCAGTCGTATCATGCTTGTTGGCTTGTTGACTAAGAATGCAGCAACGTGTGTGTGCATATGGGAGCTTCAGAAGATGACCCTTTTGTGGAAGGAGGTTGACAGAATGCCAAATATGATGTGCTTAGAGTTTTATGGCAAGCAGGTGCGTATGACGAGCTTGGGTAACAAGGACCTTCTTTTGCTGTCATTGCGCTCTAAGCAGATGAATCGCCTGGTTCTCTATGACATCTCAAACAAAAAGTGGACGAAAGTGCCAGGATGCATGCTTCCTCGAGGTCGGAAGAGGCAGTGGATAGCTTGCGGTACGTCTTTTGTGCCATGTAGAACTGCTGCTGCTTGA
- the LOC116248035 gene encoding F-box only protein 6 isoform X2: MIKGVKSEVMKPGEAKGPPSKKARRDKNHEIVMDENIWKEFPEDLFEVVIARLPVATFFRFRSVCRKWNSLLSSHSFSQQCAQVQQPCPWFYTITHENTNSGAMYNPLLKKWHHPLMPAFPAKGIVLPVTSAGGLVCFLDIGHRNFFVCNPLTQSFKALPSRSVRDWSRLAVGMTLTAESTESGYKIMWLEANGDYEVYDSVSNSWTRPGSLPSCVKLPLDLNFRSQTVSVGRVLYFMRSSPDGLVTYNMESHVWRQFSIPLPPHSNDHTLAECSSRIMLVGLLTKNAATCVCIWELQKMTLLWKEVDRMPNMMCLEFYGKQVRMTSLGNKDLLLLSLRSKQMNRLVLYDISNKKWTKVPGCMLPRGRKRQWIACGTSFVPCRTAAA; the protein is encoded by the coding sequence atgataaaaggaGTGAAGTCGGAGGTAATGAAGCCCGGTGAAGCAAAGGGCCCACCGTCCAAGAAAGCACGAAGAGACAAGAACCATGAGATTGTTATGGACGAGAACATCTGGAAAGAATTTCCAGAGGATTTGTTTGAAGTTGTTATTGCAAGGTTGCCTGTTGCCACCTTTTTCCGGTTCCGTTCTGTCTGCCGCAAGTGGAACTCCTTACTCTCATCGCATAGTTTCTCACAGCAGTGTGCTCAAGTCCAGCAACCTTGTCCTTGGTTTTACACCATAACCCACGAGAACACTAACAGTGGAGCTATGTACAACCCTTTGCTAAAGAAATGGCATCACCCTCTCATGCCTGCCTTCCCCGCAAAAGGAATTGTTCTTCCAGTGACCTCAGCTGGTGGCCTGGTTTGCTTTCTTGATATTGGTCACAGAAACTTCTTTGTCTGCAATCCACTAACACAGTCTTTCAAGGCTTTGCCTTCAAGGTCTGTTCGTGATTGGTCGCGTCTTGCAGTTGGCATGACTCTGACTGCAGAATCTACTGAAAGTGGATACAAGATCATGTGGCTAGAAGCAAACGGAGATTATGAAGTCTATGACTCTGTTAGTAACAGTTGGACACGTCCAGGAAGTTTGCCTTCTTGTGTCAAGCTTCCTCTTGATTTGAACTTCCGCTCTCAGACTGTTTCTGTTGGCAGAGTTCTCTATTTCATGCGTTCCAGTCCAGATGGCCTTGTCACCTACAACATGGAGAGCCATGTGTGGCGGCAATTTAGCATTCCACTTCCACCGCACTCAAATGACCATACGCTGGCAGAATGCAGCAGTCGTATCATGCTTGTTGGCTTGTTGACTAAGAATGCAGCAACGTGTGTGTGCATATGGGAGCTTCAGAAGATGACCCTTTTGTGGAAGGAGGTTGACAGAATGCCAAATATGATGTGCTTAGAGTTTTATGGCAAGCAGGTGCGTATGACGAGCTTGGGTAACAAGGACCTTCTTTTGCTGTCATTGCGCTCTAAGCAGATGAATCGCCTGGTTCTCTATGACATCTCAAACAAAAAGTGGACGAAAGTGCCAGGATGCATGCTTCCTCGAGGTCGGAAGAGGCAGTGGATAGCTTGCGGTACGTCTTTTGTGCCATGTAGAACTGCTGCTGCTTGA